In Proteus vulgaris, one DNA window encodes the following:
- a CDS encoding DUF1481 domain-containing protein → MLKRQGLLAIGSAFLLSACSSTVQLPEFSATGYIADEGVVRLWRLNNKMSEPQVIMSVYSFYKKPETIITFYEYRQNKLWQVRSEVVNQNDPSSWHLRLNKRGEVIFMQQESQKQKRALTEDERLRMVFAASKEREISEALAIGKVNLVQGVWYQNTMTTCAGEKVSVSFEDPEQHWLKTRTRNLSKPSYVAWLDSPEGKQLLMVADHDFCKWEPTKESL, encoded by the coding sequence TTGTTGAAACGACAGGGGCTGTTAGCAATAGGATCGGCTTTTTTGCTCAGCGCCTGCTCCTCGACAGTGCAACTCCCAGAATTTTCTGCAACAGGATATATTGCAGATGAAGGTGTTGTGCGACTCTGGCGTTTAAATAATAAAATGTCAGAGCCTCAAGTGATCATGAGCGTTTATAGCTTTTATAAAAAGCCAGAAACAATCATCACATTCTATGAGTATCGCCAAAATAAGCTTTGGCAAGTCCGCTCTGAAGTGGTCAATCAAAATGATCCCTCATCTTGGCACCTTCGTTTAAATAAACGCGGTGAAGTCATTTTCATGCAACAGGAAAGCCAGAAGCAAAAACGAGCATTAACAGAAGATGAGCGTTTAAGAATGGTGTTTGCTGCAAGTAAAGAGCGTGAAATCAGTGAAGCGCTTGCTATTGGAAAAGTAAACTTAGTACAAGGTGTTTGGTATCAAAATACAATGACAACATGTGCTGGTGAGAAAGTGAGTGTTTCATTCGAAGATCCAGAGCAACACTGGTTAAAAACGAGAACACGTAATTTAAGTAAGCCTTCTTATGTTGCTTGGCTTGATTCACCAGAAGGTAAACAGTTGCTTATGGTAGCCGACCATGATTTCTGTAAATGGGAGCCAACAAAAGAGAGCTTGTGA
- a CDS encoding HU family DNA-binding protein — protein MNKAELTESVAEKADLTKTQAKAAIEAFIDSVTGALKEGDSVQLVGFGTFKVNHRAERTGRNPQTGKEIKIAAANVPAFTAGKALKDAVK, from the coding sequence ATGAACAAAGCTGAATTAACCGAATCAGTTGCTGAAAAAGCGGATCTGACAAAAACTCAGGCAAAAGCTGCTATTGAAGCGTTTATCGACTCAGTAACAGGAGCTCTGAAAGAAGGCGATTCTGTACAGTTAGTTGGTTTCGGTACATTCAAGGTAAATCACCGTGCTGAGCGTACTGGTCGTAACCCTCAAACTGGTAAAGAAATTAAAATTGCAGCAGCTAATGTTCCTGCATTTACTGCCGGTAAAGCACTGAAAGACGCAGTAAAATAA
- a CDS encoding YjaG family protein — MLKNPIHLRLEKLEAWQHLTFMACLCERMYPNYQVFCRETGFADPTLYRRILDLVWETLTVKDAKVNFDSQLEKLEEAIPDASQFDIYGVYPAIDACVALSEVVHSRLSGESLSHAIEVSKLSVGTVASLEMTQAEREMSEEELRSLPVVIEEFDIQWEIYRLLVECEERDIELIKGLRADLREAGMSNIGIELTH; from the coding sequence ATGTTGAAGAACCCAATCCATTTACGTTTAGAAAAGCTAGAAGCTTGGCAACACCTGACGTTTATGGCGTGCCTGTGTGAGCGAATGTACCCAAATTATCAGGTATTTTGTCGCGAAACAGGATTTGCTGATCCAACGCTTTATCGCCGTATTCTCGATCTGGTTTGGGAAACTTTAACGGTGAAAGATGCAAAAGTGAATTTTGATTCTCAATTAGAGAAATTAGAAGAAGCTATTCCTGACGCATCTCAATTTGATATTTACGGTGTCTATCCGGCGATTGATGCCTGTGTCGCCTTGAGTGAAGTTGTTCACTCTCGTTTAAGCGGTGAATCGCTAAGTCATGCTATTGAAGTCAGCAAATTATCAGTAGGGACGGTTGCTTCACTTGAAATGACACAAGCTGAAAGAGAAATGAGCGAAGAAGAGCTAAGATCACTGCCTGTTGTTATTGAAGAATTCGATATCCAATGGGAAATTTACCGTCTACTTGTAGAGTGTGAAGAAAGAGATATCGAGCTGATTAAAGGTCTACGTGCAGACCTTCGTGAAGCAGGAATGAGCAATATCGGTATAGAATTAACGCACTAA
- the nfi gene encoding deoxyribonuclease V (cleaves DNA at apurinic or apyrimidinic sites), with amino-acid sequence MINTSQLRQEQTEKAQQIILTDQFTMPTYIAGADVGFEDGGAVTRAAIVIMHYPSFEILEYQIARIPTNLPYIPGLLSFRECPALLSAWQLIKQKPSLIFVDGQGIAHPRRLGVASHFGLLVDTPTIGVAKSRLCGTDRAVNEEMGSYEPLMDKNEQIGWIYRSKKKCKPLYISPGHKVSMEGALQWVELCMKGYRLPEPTRWADGIASNRRLFEQLNKNKL; translated from the coding sequence ATGATTAATACCTCACAATTACGTCAAGAGCAGACAGAAAAAGCTCAACAAATTATTTTGACAGACCAATTTACAATGCCTACTTATATTGCTGGCGCTGATGTTGGTTTTGAAGATGGTGGCGCAGTTACTCGCGCTGCCATCGTGATAATGCATTACCCTTCTTTTGAAATTCTTGAATATCAAATCGCGCGAATACCTACAAATCTTCCTTACATCCCAGGTTTACTTTCATTTAGAGAGTGCCCAGCGTTACTGTCTGCTTGGCAATTAATCAAACAGAAACCTTCTCTTATTTTTGTAGATGGGCAAGGTATTGCTCATCCTAGAAGGCTCGGTGTTGCCAGTCATTTTGGTTTATTAGTGGACACGCCTACTATTGGCGTAGCAAAAAGTCGTTTATGTGGTACTGATCGAGCGGTTAATGAAGAGATGGGAAGCTATGAGCCATTAATGGATAAGAATGAGCAAATAGGATGGATTTATCGCAGTAAGAAAAAATGTAAACCCCTGTATATTTCTCCGGGTCATAAAGTGAGTATGGAAGGCGCTTTGCAGTGGGTTGAGTTATGTATGAAAGGGTATCGATTGCCAGAACCAACGCGTTGGGCTGATGGTATTGCTTCAAATAGACGATTATTTGAGCAGTTGAATAAGAATAAGCTCTAA
- the hemE gene encoding uroporphyrinogen decarboxylase: MSELKNDRYLRALLRQPVDVTPVWMMRQAGRYLPEYKETRAQAGDFISLCKNTELACEVTLQPLRRFPLDAAILFSDILTIPDAMGLGLYFETGEGPRFKSPINNLTDIQKLPIPDPEDELGYVMNAVRAIRHALQGSVPLIGFSGSPWTLATYMVEGGSSKAFTKIKKMMYAEPQALHLLLDKLADSVILYLNAQIKAGAQSIMIFDTWGGVLTGRDYQLFSLHYMHKIVDGLIREYDGRKVPVTLFTKGGGRWLEAMAATGCDALGLDWTIDIEDARRRVGDKVALQGNMDPSMLYAPPARIEQEVETILAGFGKGNGHVFNLGHGIHQDVPPEHAGAFIDAVHRLSKPYHQDND; this comes from the coding sequence ATGAGTGAGTTGAAAAACGACCGCTATTTACGTGCGCTGTTGCGCCAACCTGTTGATGTCACCCCAGTTTGGATGATGCGTCAGGCAGGCAGATATCTTCCTGAATATAAGGAAACACGGGCACAGGCGGGGGATTTCATCTCATTGTGCAAAAATACAGAATTGGCATGTGAAGTAACATTACAGCCTTTAAGACGCTTCCCTTTAGATGCCGCTATTTTATTTTCTGATATTTTAACTATTCCTGATGCAATGGGACTAGGTCTTTACTTTGAAACTGGTGAAGGACCTCGTTTTAAATCCCCAATAAATAACCTTACCGATATTCAAAAACTGCCAATTCCTGATCCCGAAGACGAACTTGGTTATGTAATGAATGCAGTACGTGCAATTCGTCATGCATTGCAAGGTAGTGTGCCATTAATCGGTTTTTCGGGAAGTCCTTGGACACTAGCAACCTATATGGTGGAAGGTGGAAGTAGTAAGGCCTTCACAAAAATAAAAAAAATGATGTATGCAGAGCCTCAAGCACTACATCTATTACTGGATAAACTCGCAGATAGCGTTATCCTTTATCTGAATGCTCAAATTAAAGCGGGTGCACAATCTATCATGATCTTTGATACATGGGGTGGTGTACTAACAGGGCGTGATTACCAACTTTTTTCATTACACTACATGCATAAGATTGTTGATGGTCTTATTCGCGAATACGATGGAAGAAAAGTTCCTGTAACCTTATTTACCAAAGGTGGCGGTCGTTGGTTAGAAGCAATGGCAGCAACAGGTTGTGATGCATTAGGGCTAGATTGGACGATAGATATCGAAGATGCACGTCGTCGAGTAGGGGATAAAGTCGCCTTACAAGGTAATATGGATCCTTCTATGCTGTATGCGCCGCCAGCCAGAATAGAGCAAGAAGTCGAAACTATTCTTGCTGGGTTTGGTAAAGGCAACGGTCATGTCTTTAATCTTGGGCACGGTATTCATCAAGATGTTCCACCAGAGCATGCTGGTGCATTTATTGATGCGGTTCACCGTTTATCGAAGCCTTATCATCAGGATAATGATTAA